Below is a window of Mycolicibacterium rhodesiae NBB3 DNA.
GTAAGCGCGCCGATCACGACGGCGATCAGCACCGCAGCATCGCCGCGCGATCGGCTGATCCGCTGCGTCGCCACTGTCTCAGACATCGCTGCCGCCCTGCACGCGTGTCGCGGTGACGGTCCGTCCGTCGATGACGGCCATGCCGTCGGTCGCCAATCCCGGTGCAGGCATTGTCGATCCGTCGCTGCGCCTCAGCACACCGGTCGCCTTGCCCGAGAAGTCGACGACCCAGCTGCCGCGGACGCCGGCCTGCTCATATACGTACAGCCCCGCGGGCGGCTGCGCCGGCTCGGCGGTGAAGTCCCATTTCTTCTGACCGATCCACAGGGTTCCGACGACATTGGCGCCGTCGAGGCGACCCTCGAGCCGACCGGTCCCATCCTTGCTCGCGAGACTCACGGCTCCGTTCACCGCGGATCCGCGCAGCCACGACTCGATCGAGGTGCCATCGCAGGCATAGGCGACGGCCTTGTCGCCCTCGACGGAGATATCCAGGGTGATGGTGCCGTTGGCGGTCGGAATCTTGCCGACGTAGTCAGCCTTGGCCGGAAAGGCCGGCGCAGGTGGTGGCGCCGGTGCGGGAGTGGTCGGCGCGGGAGTCGAGGCGGCGACCGGCGTGCCGGGCACCGCGGGCTCGGGCTCCTGGGACATGTTGACGGTCAATATCCCCACGCCCAGCGCCGCCGCCGCGGCGAGGGTGATCAGTGGACCGCGAACCTTCATCGTCGTCTCCTTGGCTGTCAGCCAACGCCTACAGCGTCGGTTGGTCAGTCAGCACAACGGGCGTCGGTGGGAGTTGGTTCAGTGCGGTGGACGATGTTTTCGAAAGCGCACGTCAGCCGGGCAATACCGGCAGCGCGCCCGCGACCATCAGCGGACGGATCTCTGACCACACCGGGTCGTTGTCGGCCACCGAACCCGTCAACTGAAGTACTCCGCGCTCATCGGCGACGTAGACGGTCGACGGGTTCGCCGCCACGGTCGTGACCGGCATCAGCAGATTTCGGCTCGGTCCGTCCGAGTTGACGCCGTCGAGATTGACATAGGACACCGGGTGCTGCGGATCGGTGCGGCTGACGACGATGTCGTCGCCCGTGCGCCAGGACAGCGACACCACCGTGTTACCCAGTCCAAAGCCGAGTCGACGCGGATACGTGAGCGCATAGCCACCGCCGGGGGTCTGCTCCACACCGGCCAAGATCACCTGCCCGTCGATGACCATTGCGGCGCGGGTGCCGTCCCTGGACAGTTGCAGCTCCCGGATGGCGCCGGGAAACCGAGACGACACGGGTGTCGAGTCGACCGGTATGCGCGCGGGCTGCCCCGACGCGTCCTGGATGACACGCACCACGTTGTTGCCGTCGACGACCACCCACACCGCGTCGTCGAGTGACCAACTCGGCCGCGTCAGGTTGCGTCCGTCTAGTGCCTGGGATGCGTTGCCGCCCAACGGTCCAACCCACAGCGACGACGCCATGTCGGGCGCGCCCGGACGCAACGTCACGATCGATGCCACATTCTGACCGGAACGAGACACTGCGGCCGCCGTCTGGTTGGGGGTCTGTCCGAAGGCCCCGGGGACGCGCGGTGCACGCGGTCCGTCCAGGAACACCAGCGACCCGCCCACCAGCGCATGCAGCCCCGCCGCCGCCCCCGGGAAGGCGCCCGGATCGGTCGCCGCCACATCCGAGGTCTCCCACCCGTCGGCGAACCGGTCGTCAAGCGCGGCTCCGTCGGCGGTGATCACGTACGGGCCGTTGATTCCGGCACGTGACAGCGTCCAAATGATCTGCGCCGCAAGCAGTTGCCGACTGTGCGGGTCGGTGGTCGACAGGTTGTCCAGATCGATACGCGCGCCGCCGTAGCCGCGGCCCACGCCCGTCTTGCCGCCGTCGGCGCGGGTGACCGGTCCGCGTAGTTTCAGCGGCGGGCCCAGCAGGTTGCGCACGCTGTTGGCCAGCTCCGGGCGTGGCCCGGCGATCAGCTTGCTGACCAGTTCGGTGGCCAACTGGTCGGGATCGGATACCGCGACGTAGCGCGGGTCCGGCACGACCGTGCCTCCGGTCGGGTCGGCGAAGTACAGAGTGTTGCGTTTGTAGGTGGACTGAAACTGTTGCCAGTCAAGGAAAACGCCGTTGGGCAGCTTGTCGATCCGCCAGCCGCCGGATGTCTTCACGAGTTCGATCGGGCCGGGATCGGGCAGCGCACCCTCCCCCGTCTCGAACACACCGAGGTCGGACAGCGACCCGAGGATGTCGGCGCGCATGTGCACCGTGACGCGCTCGGGCCCACGGGTTTCGGTGAACACGACGTTGTCGATCAGCAGCGCGCTGCCGGCGTCGTCCCATGCGCTCGACCCCGACTCGGTGAGGAACTGCCGCGCCGCCAGATGCCGGTTCGCAGGATCGGCGGTGGCCTTGAGGAACTCCCGCAACAGCACGTCGGGATCCATCCCGGGGGTGGGCTTGGGCAGGCTCGGCGGCGCGGGACGGTCGACGGTCCCGATCGCTTGCGGCGACGACGAACTGGGCACCCCGGCGCAACCGGCAAGGACGAACATCAGCGCCGCAAGGGCCGCCGCGAGCCGCTTCACACGTTCTCCGACTCGCGGGCGGCGCGTCGCGGAGCGTTATCTGGCCCAACGGGTTTGAGCGGAAGCGGACTCGTCGTCACCTTGTGTCCGCGCACCAGCGGCAGGGTCAGCCGGAAGCACGCGCCCTTGCCCGGCTCGCCCCACGCCTCCAGTCGGCCCTGATGCAGCCGCGCATCCTCGATGCTGATGGCCAGACCGAGTCCGGTGCCACCGGATTGGCGCACCCGCGATGGGTCCGAGCGCCAGAACCGGCTGAACACAAGCTTCTCCTCGCCCGGCCGCAGGCCGACGCCGTAGTCCCGCACGGTCACGGCGACCGTGTCTTCATCGACGCCCATCCGGATGCGCACCGGCTTGTGCTCGGCGTGATCGATGGCGTTGGCGATCAGGTTGCGCAGGATGCGTTCCACGCGGCGCGGGTCGACCTCGGCGATGACGTTCTCCGAGGGCATGTCGACGATGAGCTCGATGTCGGCGTCGGCGGCCAGGTGGCCGACGTTGTCGAGCGCGCTCTGCACGGTCGAGCGCAGATCCACTGATTCGACGGACAGTTCTGCGACACCCGCGTCGTGGCGCGAGATTTCCAGCAGGTCGTTGAGCAGCGTTTCGAAGCGGTCGAGCTCGCTGACCATCAATTCGGTCGAGCGGCGCAGCGCGGGATCGAGTTCGTCGTTGTGGTCGTGGATCAGGTCGGCGGCCATGCGGACCGTCGTCAGCGGTGTGCGCAGTTCGTGGCTGACGTCGGAGGTGAACCGTCGCTGCAGGTTGCCGAACTCTTCGAGTTGGGTGATCTGACGGTGCAGGCTTTCGGCCATGTCGTTGAACGACACGGCGAGCCGGGCCATGTCGTCCTCGCCGCGCACCGGCATCCGCTCGGTCAGGTGTCCTTCGGCGAACCGCTCGGCGATCCGCGACGCCGACCGCACCGGCAGCACGATCTGGCGGGCCACCACGAGTGCGATCCCGGCCAAGAGGATCAGCAGCACTACCGCGCCGGTGGCCATCGTGCCGCGGACCAGCGTGATGGTCGACTCCTCGTTGTTCAACGGGAAGATCAGATAGAGCTCGAGATTGGTCACCGACGACGACGTCGGGCTACCGATGATCAGCGCGGGACCGGAGAAGCCTTCGGTGTGCACGGTCGCGTACTGGTAGCTCACCTGACCGGCCTTCACGAATTCGCGCAGGGCGTTGGGGATCTGTTGCACCGGCCCGGCCGCGGTCGCCGCGCGCGGCCCGTCGCCGGGAACCACGAGCACCGCATCGAAGGCGCCGGCGAGGCCGGGCCCCGCATCGGCGGTCCGATCGATCAGGGTGTTGCGTGCGAGCTGCAGGCTGCTGTCCAGCGACCGCGTTTCCTCACCGCCGACGATGTCGCTGACGGTGCTGCGCGCCCGCTCGACTTCCTCGGTGGCCGCCCCGACTTTCACCTCGAGAATCCGATCGGTGATCTGACTGGTCAGCACGAAACCGAGCGCCAGGATGACGGCCAGCGACAAGCCGAGCGTCAGGGTGACGACACGTAATTGCAGGGACCGCCGCCAGGCGAGACTCAATGCTCGACCCAGAGCGCCCAAACCGCGGACCAGTGGTGCCGAAGGCCCCCAACGTCCCCGAATACGCCTTCGCGAGCTCCAGATCACGGCGACCGCCGAGCGGAGCCGTGAAAAATCACGCCCACGGCGGAGCCGTGAAAAATCACGGAGGTCCGGCCTTGTATCCCACTCCTCGAACAGTCAGCACCACCTGCGGGTTCTCCGGGTCTTTCTCGACCTTGGCCCGCAAGCGTTGGACATGCACGTTCACCAAACGGGTGTCGGCCGGGTGACGGTATCCCCACACCTGTTCGAGCAGCACATCACGAGTAAACACCTGTCGCGGTTTGCGCGCCAACGCCACCAACAGGTCGAATTCGAGCGGAGTCAGAGAGATCTGCTCGCCCAGTCGGGTCACCTTGTGCGCCGGGACGTCGATGTCCACATCGGCGATCGACAGCATCTCGGCGGGCTCGTCCTCGTTGCGACGCAGGCGGGCACGCACGCGGGCGACGAGTTCCTTCGGTTTGAACGGTTTCATCACGTAGTCGTCGGCGCCGGACTCCAGCCCGAGCACCACGTCGACCGTGTCGGTCTTGGCCGTCAGCATGACGATCGGCACGCCGGAGTCCGCCCGGAGCACGCGACACACGTCGATGCCGTTCATCCCGGGCAGCATCAGGTCAAGTAGCACCAGGTCGGGCCGCAATTCGCGGACCGCCGTCAGCGCTTGGGTGCCGTCACCGATGACCGCGGTGTCGAAACCCTCCCCGCGCAGCACGATGGTGAGCATCTCGGCGAGCGAAGGGTCGTCGTCGACAACCAGAATCCTTTGCCTCATGGAGTCCATGGTGTCACCAGATCGCGACAAACCTCGGCTACCACACGGGCGTTTTGCCTTTTGACCCGCCTTGAAGGTTCATTGCCCACCGACGGGGGCCGTTGGGCACGCATGCAGAAGCCGCGGCGCGTCGTTCGCGCCGCGGCTTCTGAATATTCGGTCAGGCGACATCCAGGGTGATGACCATGTCGTGGCCGCTGGTCTTCCACGCTGCCTCGAAGACGTCGAGCGGGACCTGCTCGTCGGCGCCGTCCTCGGTGCCACTGTCGTTGAGGTGCACGATGCCGGCTTCGGTGTCGACGCCGGTGACCACCAGGTCGTGGTCGGCGTTCGTGCGATCGCCCTCTTCGTCCCAGATGGTCTCGGCGTTGACCCCGGCGATGACCTTGCGGCCGTCGTCGAGTGCATCGATCAGGGCGGGCATACCGGTCGGAACATCGATCTGGGCCGCGACGTCGTCGTCGGTGTAGACGGCGCGAATACCGTAGTGCGACAGCAGGATCGGCAGGTCCTGCGAGTCGGTGCCATTGCCGCCGTCCGGGTTGTCGGCCGGCGGCGGAGTGTAGACCGGTCCGTCGTGGTGAGCGCTCGGCGTCGCTCCGGCCAGTGCGACGATCTCCTCTTCGCTGGGCTGGTTTCCGGTCAACTGGCCCACGACATCGGCGGTGGCCATCAGCGAGCAGTCGTCGAGGCTCTGCTGGACCCAGAACGACGTGGCGTCGTCGGGGTTGCCGTGGATGCCGGGCGCAGTGTCGGCGGCGTTGGCGATCCCGCCGGCCAGGCCGATCGCGGCGGCGCCGATGAGGGCGGCGGCGGTGATGGAGCGGATGCTGATCGTGAAGTTCTTCATGAGGTTCCTTTTCTCGGTGGCGCCGGTGGTGCGCCGGTTGAGAAAAGGTTCGAGTCAACCCCTGCTGGGATTCTTGAGGGATTCTTAACCCCTCTTGAGCAGGGGCGTCAGGTAGTGGAGACCCACCAGTCGTAGAGCGCCTTGATGTCGTTGCCCTGGGCAGCGCCCAGCATCAGATCCGAGGTCTTGGTCCAGACGAGGTCGGCCCTGCCGTTGAGCGTGCCGCAGGCCAACGAGCCCTCCGACTGATCGGGGGTGTTGTCGTAGTCCCAGTTGGCCGGCGAACCGTCGCCGCCCGGGCACGGCGTCAGCTGGTCGTCGGCGATCGCACTGTTGAAATCTTCCTCCAGCCGGTCGGCGTCGCTGTAGAGCGCGTAAACCGCGCCCTCATGGCCGTCACCGCTCGCGGTGGGCTTGCAGTCGACGGCAGCAATGGCGTTGGCCCAGTCCTTGTTCGGCGTGCAGGAATCCGGGTCAGGTACCAACGACATGAGCTGGCGTTCGGCCGGCGTGAGGTTGGGCGCGGTGACGGTGTTCGGCGCGTCCTCGGGCATGGTGTGCGTGATCGTCACCGTCGATGACATCGTGGACGAATTCTCGGGCACCCGGGCCACCAGCCATGCCACGAGCGCCGCAACCGCGATCACTCCTGCGACGGCCGCGCCGCCGGCGAAGAGTGCACGGTGGTTGCGCCGGAGGGTCTGCGGTGGGTCCACCGCGGACGTCGGTTGGTCGGCAACGGGAACTCCGCCGACTGCAACCGTCGCCAGATGGGCCGGATGACTGGGGATCGGCACGTCGATCATCGGGCTGGAGTCGCTTCCGCCCACCACGGCCGCGGCGGCGCGCGCGAACTCGCCGGCGGAGTCGTAGCGGTCCGCCGCGTCTTTGGCCATGCCCTTGGCGATGATCGCGTCGAATGCGGGCGGGATGTCGGGGCGCACCTCGCTCGGCTTGGGCGGCGCCTCGATGAGGTGGGCGGTGATGAGCATGCTGATGCTGTCGGCCGCGAACGGCTGCTGACCGGTGAGGCACTGGTGCAGCACACACGCCAGCGCGTAGACGTCGGCCTTCTCGGTGACCGGCTTGGAGCTGAAGCGCTCCGGCGCCATATAGGCGTATGTGCCTATGGCCGTGCCCTTTTCGGTGAGCGTGTGGTCGGTGGCGGCGTTGGCGATGCCGAAGTCGACGAGGTAGGCGAAGTCGTCAGCGGTGATCAGGATGTTCTCGGGCTTGACGTCGCGGTGGGTGATTCCGGCGGCATGGGCGGCGTCCAGCGCGGCGGCCACCTGACGGACGATCCACACCGCGCGTGCGGGCGCCATCGCGCCGTCCTTGGCCAGCACACTGCGCAGATCGGTGCCGTCGATCAGGCGCATGTCGACGTACAGGACTCCGTCGATCTCGCCGTAGTCATGGATGGGCACCACGTGCGGCTCTTGCAGCTGACCCGCGGCGCGGGCCTCACGCTGCAGCCGTTCCCGGAACACCGGGTCGTGCGAGAGAGAGTCAGGCAGCAGTTTGAGCGCGACGGTACGGCCCTTGACGGTGTCGTGGGCCTCGTAGACCTCGCCCATCCCACCGCGGCCGATCAGGCTGTTGAGGTGATAGGGGCCCAACTGCGAGCCCACCCGCGAGTTGTGCGGGGAATCGTTCATCGCCGCCTTTCCTCGCACACCTGTATCCCGAGAACCGTACTACTACACGACGTGACCACAGGCCAATCGCCACGGCGGCGTCAGGTTGCGCGCGCCCCAGTGGCGTCGTACTCGAACGTGAAAACGTGCCCGCAGATCCGGATTTGGTCACCGTCGGCCAGCGAGACACTGCCCTGGATCCGGGTGCCGCCGAGCTCGACGCCATTGGCCGACCGCAGATCGCTGACCGCGAAACCCGTTCCGGTGTCGATGATTGCGGCGTGGTGACGACTGACCTTCTCGTCGTCGAGCACGATGTCGTTGTCGGGCAGCCTGCCGATCTTGGTGGCGACCGAGCGCAGCGGATGGCGGTGGCCCGACGCGTCGACCAGCCATACCGCGCCGCCGCCACTCTCTACCCGCGTGCGCTGGTCGAGAACGGTCTTCGCGCCGACGGCCGTCGTGCGCGCCGCCTTTTTCACGTCGAGCGGCTCCTGGCGCAGGATTTTGTCGTGCAGGGTCTGCACTGTCGGACCGGGATCGATCCCGAGGTCGTCGGCCAGTGCGGTTTTCAGCCGGCGGTACGCGTCGAGCGCGTCGGACTGTCGTTCGCACAGGTAGTAGGCGCTGATCAGCTGCGCCCACAACGGTTCGCGATACGGATGTTCGGCCACCTGCGATTCCAGGTCGCCGATGATCATCGCGGCCCGACCGCAGGCGAGTTCGGCTTCGGCGCGTGCGGTGACGACGGTCAGTCGCTCTTCGTCGAGGGCGGTGGCGAACGGGTCGACGAAGGGAAACTCGCGCAAGTCCTCGAGTACGGCGCCGCGCCACTGCTCCAGTGCGGTGGTCAGGTGCCGGCTCGCCCACTCGAAGTCGCCGGCTGCGGCTGCGATGACGCCGGCGGCCTTCTCGGTCGCGAAGCGGCCCAGATCGCACGCGCTGTCGGCGACGGCCAGCCGGTATCCGGGCGGGGCGCTCGCCAAGGTCTTCTGCGGGGCGGGGTCTCCCTGGCTGAGCAGCTTGCGCAGGTTGGACACGTAGGAGTGGACGCTGCCCCGCGCGCCGGGCAGGGGCGACTCGCCCCAGACCGCGCTGATCAGCGTGTCGACGGCGACCGCGCGGTTGCGGTTGATGACCAGCGTGGCGAGCATGGCGCGCAGCTTGGGCGTCCCGACCGCGACTTCGACGCCGTTCACAGTCATCTGCATCGGGCCGAGCACCCCGAACCCGAGAGCTGAATCCCCCATGTGGTGCGCTGCCTTTCCGTCGGTGTGTCGCTGCTTGCTCAATTGTGACCCAGCACCAGAGCCTGCCCGGAAACCGACCTGGGGGCGCAGGCTTTCGCCCACGCCCCCAGGAAGGGTGCTGCTGATCATTCAGTTGTCGGTCGCCCGCTCACCGCAGTGCGACGTTGTAGCCGGGCAGCGGTGCTGCCGACGGCGCAGCCAGACCGGGAAGTTGCAGCGTCTTGGTGATCACGAACTGCTGCTCCCCATTCGGGCTCTTCGACCACTGCCCCCAGGCGGAGACAGCACCGTCGATCAACACCCGACGCGCACCGATGGCGGAGTCGTCGCCAAGATCGGCCAGCGTCTTGACCCGGAACGGCTGCGAGCTGCCGTTGGGGTAGTTCAGCTTCACGAGCACGTTCTTGAGCGTCGTCAACGGTGTCGCCTTGGGACCGCCGCCGGTGAAGCTGCCGACAGACACCTGCCGGATCGGCCCGGACGGATCCTTCACGACGGAGGTGAAGGGGTACACGCCGGGCGCAGGCGCATCGAGAGCCACCCGCTGCAAGGGCGGCACGGTGACGACCCGCGGAGCATTGTCGTAGGTGTAGTACAGGCTCATCGGGTAGTTGTAGGGGTTGAGGATGACCGGATTGTTGTTGGCGTCGTAGCTGACCCAGCTCGAATCCCACGTTGTCACTTCGTGATTCCACTCGTCGGTGGTCGTGGTGCTCTCGCTCGTCATCGTCTCCTCCACGAGTTCGGTCATCTCCTGCACCTCGCTCGCCTGCGCGGGCTCGGGATCGGCCGACACCGGCTCGGCCGCCTCGGCCGCGTTGATGTCATCCTGCGACGGGGCATCCGCGGACGGAACGTTGTCCGGAGCGTCTGCCGGCGTGTGGTCGGCGGGTGCGTCGGCCGGCGCTTCCGGTGCGGAGTCGGCCGGCGCATCGGCCGGTGATTCCGGTGCGGAGTCGGCAGGCGCATCGGCCGGCGTGTCCGCTGGAGCCTCGGGCTCGGTCACCGGCGCCTCAGGTGCTTCGGGTGCCTCGGGTGCCGAGTCGTTGGCGGCGGGCTCGGACTGATCGTCCAGAGCGGTCACGTCCTGGGCTGGGCCCTCGGACGAGTCGCCGTCCTCGCTCTGCTTGTGACCGGCGAACTGATGCGAGTGAGCCGCCAGTGCCGAGTCCTGATGCGGGATGACGGCGGCATTGGCAGCGCCTGCCAGACCGAGGGACGCGCTGCCGATGAGGCCGGCGACCAGAACCGCGCGGAGGGTGTTCTTGTTCATGTCGTACTCCTGTGTCTCTCCCCACGGACCCGAGTGGTGCGTGGTGGTGAGAACAGGTTGCGGAGAACGGCTCCAGGGATTCTTGAGGGATTCTTATGCCGTGTCCGAGGCCGGTCGGGACAACCGATTGGCGAGCTCGCGCGCGTCGACCTCGGGAGGCACGACGTGCCACTGTCCTGACCAGTTCGCTTCGGCCAATGCGGCGTACACCTCACCGGTGCGACGCTGCAGGCCGTCGTCGCGTTCATAGGCGTCTTTGGCGCGATCGGCCTCCTGCAGCGCACGGTTGTCGGCACGCGCGGCGGCGAGCTCGACCGGCACCGCGAGCAGAATCTGGGCGTCGGGCTTCGGGAGTTTGAGCCGGTCGTACTCGAGAGCGCGTACCCATTCGACGGCGTCGCCGTCTGCACCCTGGTGGAGGCGGGCCGCGCTGTAGGCGGCGTTGGAGGCGACGAAGCGGTCGAGGATCACGACGTCGTATGTGTCGGTGAGGTGGCCGATCTGCTCCTTGGCGCCGGCGCGGTCGAGGGCGAACAGCACCGCCATCGCGTAGACGGATTCGGCGAGGTCGCCGTGGCTGCCGCGCAGCGCCTCGGCGGCAAGGTCGGCTTCCACCGAATCGCCGTAGCGAGGAAAGGCCAGGGTGGCGACGGACTTGTGCGCGCTCTCGAACGCGGCGCGCAGGCCGTTGGTCAGAGTCCGCTTACCCGCGCCGTCGACGCCTTCGATCACGATGAGCACGCAGCGAGCGTAGCGGCGCGGCCGCCGATGAGTTTCGTCGCCGGCGACGGTCTACCTCGATGACCGATCCAGGCGACGGGGAGGATGACGCGATGACGGAGCACACGGTCGGGACGCGCGAACAGTGGCGAGCCGCCTATGAGAGGCAGCTGGCCAACGAGAAGGAGTTGACGCGACGCGCCACCGCGCTCGCCGAGGAGCGGCAACGGCTGCCGTGGGTGCCGGTCGACAAGGAGTACGTGTTCGACACGACCCACGGTCAGCGCACGCTGGCCGAATTGTTCGACGGCCGCTCCCAGTTGATCGTGCGGCACTTCATGCACGGTCCTAACACTCCGGAGGGCTGCCCGGGCTGCACCTTCGAAACCGACAACCTGGTCGGCGCGGTGCCACACCTGGCGCAGCGCGATGTGACCTTCCTGCTGGCGTCGCGTTCGCCGCTGCCGGTGCTCACCGCATACAAGGAGCGGATGGGCTGGGACGTGGAGTGGGTGTCGTCCGGCGGCAGCGACTTCGACGCCGACTTCTTCGAGCACATGTACGTGCCGACACCGCGCCGCGACCCGGGGCCGGGCGGCGGCAGCATGCTCGACGTGATGGAGCTGATGGCGTTGAGTTGCTTCGCGCTTCAGGACGGCACCGTCTTTCACACGTACTCGACCTACGATCGCGGCACCGAAGCATTGAACGCGACGTGGCAGTTGCTGGACCGCGCACCCAACGGCCGCGGCGAGGATTT
It encodes the following:
- a CDS encoding BTAD domain-containing putative transcriptional regulator — translated: MGDSALGFGVLGPMQMTVNGVEVAVGTPKLRAMLATLVINRNRAVAVDTLISAVWGESPLPGARGSVHSYVSNLRKLLSQGDPAPQKTLASAPPGYRLAVADSACDLGRFATEKAAGVIAAAAGDFEWASRHLTTALEQWRGAVLEDLREFPFVDPFATALDEERLTVVTARAEAELACGRAAMIIGDLESQVAEHPYREPLWAQLISAYYLCERQSDALDAYRRLKTALADDLGIDPGPTVQTLHDKILRQEPLDVKKAARTTAVGAKTVLDQRTRVESGGGAVWLVDASGHRHPLRSVATKIGRLPDNDIVLDDEKVSRHHAAIIDTGTGFAVSDLRSANGVELGGTRIQGSVSLADGDQIRICGHVFTFEYDATGARAT
- a CDS encoding DUF899 domain-containing protein, whose product is MTDPGDGEDDAMTEHTVGTREQWRAAYERQLANEKELTRRATALAEERQRLPWVPVDKEYVFDTTHGQRTLAELFDGRSQLIVRHFMHGPNTPEGCPGCTFETDNLVGAVPHLAQRDVTFLLASRSPLPVLTAYKERMGWDVEWVSSGGSDFDADFFEHMYVPTPRRDPGPGGGSMLDVMELMALSCFALQDGTVFHTYSTYDRGTEALNATWQLLDRAPNGRGEDFSDWPRKRDEYGT
- the lpqB gene encoding MtrAB system accessory lipoprotein LpqB, which translates into the protein MKRLAAALAALMFVLAGCAGVPSSSSPQAIGTVDRPAPPSLPKPTPGMDPDVLLREFLKATADPANRHLAARQFLTESGSSAWDDAGSALLIDNVVFTETRGPERVTVHMRADILGSLSDLGVFETGEGALPDPGPIELVKTSGGWRIDKLPNGVFLDWQQFQSTYKRNTLYFADPTGGTVVPDPRYVAVSDPDQLATELVSKLIAGPRPELANSVRNLLGPPLKLRGPVTRADGGKTGVGRGYGGARIDLDNLSTTDPHSRQLLAAQIIWTLSRAGINGPYVITADGAALDDRFADGWETSDVAATDPGAFPGAAAGLHALVGGSLVFLDGPRAPRVPGAFGQTPNQTAAAVSRSGQNVASIVTLRPGAPDMASSLWVGPLGGNASQALDGRNLTRPSWSLDDAVWVVVDGNNVVRVIQDASGQPARIPVDSTPVSSRFPGAIRELQLSRDGTRAAMVIDGQVILAGVEQTPGGGYALTYPRRLGFGLGNTVVSLSWRTGDDIVVSRTDPQHPVSYVNLDGVNSDGPSRNLLMPVTTVAANPSTVYVADERGVLQLTGSVADNDPVWSEIRPLMVAGALPVLPG
- the mtrA gene encoding two-component system response regulator MtrA is translated as MDSMRQRILVVDDDPSLAEMLTIVLRGEGFDTAVIGDGTQALTAVRELRPDLVLLDLMLPGMNGIDVCRVLRADSGVPIVMLTAKTDTVDVVLGLESGADDYVMKPFKPKELVARVRARLRRNEDEPAEMLSIADVDIDVPAHKVTRLGEQISLTPLEFDLLVALARKPRQVFTRDVLLEQVWGYRHPADTRLVNVHVQRLRAKVEKDPENPQVVLTVRGVGYKAGPP
- a CDS encoding cysteine protease produces the protein MKNFTISIRSITAAALIGAAAIGLAGGIANAADTAPGIHGNPDDATSFWVQQSLDDCSLMATADVVGQLTGNQPSEEEIVALAGATPSAHHDGPVYTPPPADNPDGGNGTDSQDLPILLSHYGIRAVYTDDDVAAQIDVPTGMPALIDALDDGRKVIAGVNAETIWDEEGDRTNADHDLVVTGVDTEAGIVHLNDSGTEDGADEQVPLDVFEAAWKTSGHDMVITLDVA
- a CDS encoding serine/threonine-protein kinase produces the protein MNDSPHNSRVGSQLGPYHLNSLIGRGGMGEVYEAHDTVKGRTVALKLLPDSLSHDPVFRERLQREARAAGQLQEPHVVPIHDYGEIDGVLYVDMRLIDGTDLRSVLAKDGAMAPARAVWIVRQVAAALDAAHAAGITHRDVKPENILITADDFAYLVDFGIANAATDHTLTEKGTAIGTYAYMAPERFSSKPVTEKADVYALACVLHQCLTGQQPFAADSISMLITAHLIEAPPKPSEVRPDIPPAFDAIIAKGMAKDAADRYDSAGEFARAAAAVVGGSDSSPMIDVPIPSHPAHLATVAVGGVPVADQPTSAVDPPQTLRRNHRALFAGGAAVAGVIAVAALVAWLVARVPENSSTMSSTVTITHTMPEDAPNTVTAPNLTPAERQLMSLVPDPDSCTPNKDWANAIAAVDCKPTASGDGHEGAVYALYSDADRLEEDFNSAIADDQLTPCPGGDGSPANWDYDNTPDQSEGSLACGTLNGRADLVWTKTSDLMLGAAQGNDIKALYDWWVSTT
- a CDS encoding dTMP kinase; the encoded protein is MLIVIEGVDGAGKRTLTNGLRAAFESAHKSVATLAFPRYGDSVEADLAAEALRGSHGDLAESVYAMAVLFALDRAGAKEQIGHLTDTYDVVILDRFVASNAAYSAARLHQGADGDAVEWVRALEYDRLKLPKPDAQILLAVPVELAAARADNRALQEADRAKDAYERDDGLQRRTGEVYAALAEANWSGQWHVVPPEVDARELANRLSRPASDTA
- the mtrB gene encoding MtrAB system histidine kinase MtrB; protein product: MIWSSRRRIRGRWGPSAPLVRGLGALGRALSLAWRRSLQLRVVTLTLGLSLAVILALGFVLTSQITDRILEVKVGAATEEVERARSTVSDIVGGEETRSLDSSLQLARNTLIDRTADAGPGLAGAFDAVLVVPGDGPRAATAAGPVQQIPNALREFVKAGQVSYQYATVHTEGFSGPALIIGSPTSSSVTNLELYLIFPLNNEESTITLVRGTMATGAVVLLILLAGIALVVARQIVLPVRSASRIAERFAEGHLTERMPVRGEDDMARLAVSFNDMAESLHRQITQLEEFGNLQRRFTSDVSHELRTPLTTVRMAADLIHDHNDELDPALRRSTELMVSELDRFETLLNDLLEISRHDAGVAELSVESVDLRSTVQSALDNVGHLAADADIELIVDMPSENVIAEVDPRRVERILRNLIANAIDHAEHKPVRIRMGVDEDTVAVTVRDYGVGLRPGEEKLVFSRFWRSDPSRVRQSGGTGLGLAISIEDARLHQGRLEAWGEPGKGACFRLTLPLVRGHKVTTSPLPLKPVGPDNAPRRAARESENV